ACACCCAAATAAAGAAAGTTCCAGCGTGAAACCTACAAGGGATGTAAGAGAAATTGCATTCCGAGGCTCTTTTAACTGACTTCAAGTCTATAACCCCGTCGTTTTTCCTCAAACAAACCAAACCCATTTCCTCGTCTCATAAAGATGGAAACGACCTAACACCCTCTTCCACCCCGAGGAGGTCCCATTGAAGGAGCAGCATGCCATAAAACGTCTGGACTGTCAGGCACTGGGACACCATTGTCGGCCAAGCATGAGGCATAAGCCCTACACAAAGACAAACTGCGTCAGCCAAGGGGGATGCCAGAACTTTGCCAAACAAACCCCCACCCcggcctccctccttctccatgtcCGCCTTCCCCAGAACGGTGTCAACCGCTGGCGCTTTGTCACTCACGCCGTTTATTAGTCCCGCACAGGAATCACTGCCGACATCCCATCGTTTCACACCCGAGCTACATAAATGTCacgtctttctctccatcccaacATTCCAGTCCAGGGAAGTGTGGTTACTTGGCGATGTGCGACTGGTACCAATCTACCAGGAGAGGCCATCATCATAGGACTTCTAGGGCACAACATTAACACTCACAGCAAAAGGGACCGATGGATTTAGAGAAACTGATGGTGGGGGTTTTTCTCCAGAAGGTTAAGTTGTCTCCAGACGCACACAATTCTTATTTTTAAGAGAGTTGGAGCCTACCAGGCAGTAGGCTAAAACAGGATAGGCATTTTTCACAGGTTTTGATCTGGTCTACGTACTAGGCCTACAGCTGAACATAGTTCCCTCATCGGGTTCCGAGGAGCTCTGGACGTCAACACAGAGCACAACGACAAGAGCTCAGAGCAGAGGGGCCGTTCCATTCAAAGGAGAATAGGTAGGATGGGAGGGCATAGAGGTATGCCAGTCTCAGTCagtctgcaccccccccccccccgctgctgGGAAAAGAGAGCCAGGAAACCAGACACGACTGTTATGACAGCAGTAGAGGGTTGTGGAGGAATCTACGAGGCCGACCGCTGTCCTCCCATAGACCAACCCATTGGATGGAAGTCAAGCGAAAAATAAACAGAGGAAACGTCATTGGTATCCACAGCTGTAAGGACGGAAAACTAGACTTCACCACGTTTGCCAAGAAGGCCAAATGAAACACATGTGGAGCCCTTCGAGGGTGGAGCTGCAAAACTccctttaaaagaaaaggctgttTTTTTCCCACAGCTGTCATTAAATGTCATTtaactctttctttccctctctcccctgtcctctatctctcattctgtctcatttacatttagtcatttagcagacgctcttatccagagcgacttacagtaagtacagggacattccccccgaagcaagtagggtgaagtgccttgcccaaggacacaacgtcatttggcacggctgggaattgaactggcaaccttctgattactagcccgactccctcaccgctcagccatctgactccctgtctccctctccccgggGCCTTTCTGTCATCTGCAGTGGGCTTCGTCTCTGTCTGAGTGCCTGATAACTATGCAAGGATTTAACCTAGCCATTGAACTGGTACCGTTTTCGTCTGAAATCCGCCCTTTTTTTGACTGACGTCAAAGGCCTGCTCTGAGGAATTTGGGGTGGAGAAGTAAGGAAACCAAGAATACCAGAATACTCTGTTTGGGGTCAACTAAACAAAAGCAAGAACAAAAAAACAGTTTCAATCATTTCTCTTAAGGGTTTAGGGTAGCAAATAGGCTCATGTGTTTACACTTTGACTCAAACCCACATACACTTGTTTTTATGGTATGTGATCTTCATACCTTTCCTCCAATTCATCCACTGTTTATGAAGCTGTAACAACCCACTGCGGCAGCCAAGAAAACACCAGGACTCCTTAAAACAAGCCCTTCTTAAACAAGACACCCGTGGGAGAAAAAAAGCTCCTCTTTACTTTCAAGATGTCTTTACTTACAATGGTACCGCCAGGTTTCTGATTGGGCGTTCAGGCTCCAGCTCCTCATCAGAGCCGCTGTCTGTGGCATCAGAGTCTATGGCCTGCTGGACACCTCGTAGCAGTGCCTGGGCATGGCAGGCAAATTCCTGAATCTCTGTCGAGgttgatggaggtgaggaggactcTGGTACGAGAGGCCACTGAACTCTACTGCCCGGGGTGGGGATCTGCACATGTACCAGGAGTGGGTCGGGCTTGGTGTCAACAGGAGCGGGCTGGGTCCCTGTCTTCTCCTGCCTGAGCCTGTTCTTCAGAGCGTCCAGCTGGATGCTGCAGTGGCGGCTGGCGTGATCCCCTAGCAGAGCCTGGAGCCTCCTCTGGATCCTCTCTGCCCTAAGAAGCAGAGCTGCCTGTCTGGAGATATGCCACTGGGTCTGGTCTCTCACTGCCCCCTGCACCACTTCAGCAGTCACGGGTTGATCCGGAGCCCTCGTTACCCAGGCTTGAGCTGAGGCAGGTTCCGCGCTAACAACACCCCGCTTTCCCTCCCTAGACACGGTAGGTGtcagcagagcagagctgtaCTGGCCCATGGTGTTACCCTGGTAATGTGGAGGAGACTGGGGGACATCAGGGCCATCTGCTTCACAGTGTTGAGGCTGCATCACCACATCTTGGCCACTGTGTTCAGGGATGGGCACAATGTACATGGCTTGCGTACCTGGTAAGGCTGCTGCCTGTGAATCCTTCAGGTTTTTGTTGAGAGAAATCAGGCTGAGAAGGGATCTAGAGAGGAGCACACTCTTGTACTGGCTGCTTGAGGCCTGTAGCAGGGGAGCTAGGATGGAGTTGGGGAACTCCAGGGAACCTTTGGTGCAGCAGGTGTCCAAGAAAGGCAAGGAGGAAAGGTTAAGCCACACCTTCTGAGAAAAGTTGTCCTCCATCAGTTTCACATGGGGGTCCAATTCAGGACTGAGCATGGCACCATCTGCCTCCATGTTGCTGGAGCTCAGAGGAGAAGGCAGGTGgattctgtgtctgtcttttgtGAGCTTGGTCAAGGCAGGGGCCATTCCCTCTGACCAGAGACTCTCTTCAAACAGAAAGGTGCTACTGCACCCGAACTTATGGTCCCTGTAAATAATAGGCAAAACAAATCCATCAGTTTAATGAAAATGTGGCTTTTAAATTAGTAGACTACACTATTAGATAGCAAACAATAGGCTACACGACGCTGTGACTATCATCATTAATAATGACTCAATGACACATGTTTAGCAAGCTCGTAACTTTGACATTagcgtacagtacagtactgtatctgactaaataaataaactgcaaattgctctctcaatctctcacaTTTAACTCAAATATGAATAGTTAACGTGTCGATGTCCTGTTCGAAAAGTGAGGGATACCACAGAACAACagaactacagtacagtatcacCTAAGTTAAAATTCGTTAAGAAACGTCTGGGAATAATATCCACTCACCCGATGAAAACCGACACTGTCGACTATTAGAAATCCAAATACTCGATCATATAGCCCAAATACTTGTCCTGTGCTGTATTCTTGAAACAGAACACACAATCTTAAAATCTGTGTAACATTAGTTTCAGGAAAGGTTAGATTTCTGAAAGTTAACGTGAGGTCAGTAATCCAGCTGGCTAGCTAAAAAATAACGAAGATATTTCGCTGGCTGACCCACTACCTAATTTCCAACTGCCGTGATAGAACGGCTGCTTGTTTCTGTAGCTGTTACAGTAGGGGCGTGGAACACCCGTGTGGGCGAGTCTATGCAAATGTTCCTGCAGGTTGGACCAATACAATGCAGTGCATTGCTCATTACAAATCTGGCTAAACTCTAATATCACGCGCTGCGCCTGTCTCTGGTAAAGAAACTTAAGATCTGGTCAAAATAGGATAGGATATGTTTTTTCGTGATGAATTGAAATATATGTAAAATTGGTATCCTTTTTGTAATCCATTCAGTCCTTGTAGCATGTTTCTTTTAAAGcacaagagaaacagagactatTGCACAAATGAAGTCATGTATTTCAAGGTATTCAGGTATTTTCATCCATCATTGCTGGTGCCCAATCGAAATAAAAATGGCACAATTGTTCAACATTTGGCATGCGTTTATTGTGTCAAAATACACAGTTAGTCAATTATAACACTAAGGCATTGCATTAACATGCATTCGATAATCAGACACTTTTATAGTGATGCCTACAAATAACACATAATCACTGGAAGTGCACAGTTCATTTCAGTGGTTCGTGGTTAGCAAGCAATATGGCATAATCTAAATTTTTATATTAGGCTACATATTATGCTGACATAATAATGCATCAATAACAGCAATACCATAGAAGATGGAACATCGTAAAATATGACGCTGTCTGTGTTCACAGGGCAGTGCAATGACAGAATTTCACACATGCAGAAAAGATCTGCTATGCAGGTAGGCCTATACCACAACTATGCATATCAGCGCATAAGATGTACACAAGCGTAACACAAAGTGAATTGATTCGTCCATATTCTTGATTTGTCAAATAAGAGTGTGATCGTGAAACCTACTTGCTGGTAGTCTGTCATAACGTCTTCAAAATATTTCTCAGCTTTGAGCAAAAATAAAAACAGCCCTCTGTTGAGTGTCTGACCAACCCCAAGGTTCATTGTAGTTGTCATTTAGAATGAGATGACTGTGTAGATGTCGACCCAGAGTTACAGTGGGGACATTTTGGATGAAGATATATAATTTTggcagaggatgtgtgtgtgtgtttatgaacaTATAGATAATATTTGATAGGGCCTACCTTATACCTCTCAGCTTCTTACATAATTCAGTATATGGTGGCTCATCAATCTCATGGAGTAAGGTCTAGGCTACTACAGGGGTGAAGGCTATTTTAGACCGTTTAATTCACACCATCTTATAGTGAGTTCTccaatattttttttgtatacATATAAGCAGCACGTCTACATTGCATTTTCAGCTGCGACCAAGCTCTATTGCTCTCTCGGTCGGTCAGTCGGTCGGTCCACAAAAACAGTACCCACCAAGACCTACTCACATCGTCATTAACTTGCGCATCTTTGAACAAACATAAACAGGCCTTTGTCGAAAGAGAGTCTGGCCAACCCCAAGGTTTATAGTAGTGCCTGTCACGTAGATCGAAATGACTGTGTAGGAAATGAAGAGATCAATGAATACATTGGTAAACATATTGGTGTAGTACGAAATTAATATATAAACGTGGCAGAGCAAGAAGAGCACCCCCTGCAGGATGCCTGTGATAGTGACTCGAATCTGACTGTCCAGTcgaggagagaagagacagccGGCTGCTGACATGCTTCTGATGTTTCTTTGCAGGTAGCAAGCTGTGGTGAAGCAGGAccccatcatcacacacagactgaaGAAGGTGTAGATACATTCCAGAATTATGCACGCAGCGTATACATTCATCAATGTGCTTCTGCTATTTCGGCTCCCATTTTCATCATCTGTCACATTGCTCAGTGTGACGTTGTAGTCGGTAGACCAAGTCCAAGGACTGGAATATCGTAAGACAAGAGTAACAATAAAGTTAATACAAACAAAAAGAACAGCCTATCGAAAACCAGGGCCGCGTAGATGATTGATGTAATGTTCTTCTTCGCCCAGATGAAGAATGCCATCTTGACAGGAACTATCTGGGTGAAATAAAAGAAAGCCAGCCACACAGAAGTTGACATGCTTGTTGACACAGTGTAGTACAAAATCCCCAAGGTAACGTAGAGGAGCATCCCATCATCATGGTCAACAAACTTAAATCCTATAAGAAagagcaggtacactgtgttGCAACAGACCAATGATTCAAGCAATATCTTCACCGGCTGTTTGGGTCCATCAATGTTGCTGGGTCGACAGATAATGCAGAAGGCGAAGAAAAAATTGGCAATTATGTTGCAAACACAGAGAGGCCAGTTGATTACAGAAAATGACAAGGTACTCATTGATAAGGTTCCCATTTCTAAAAAGTTAGAAGTTATTCTTGCAGTGGTTTGACTGATATGCTTGCTGTTGTGCCAGATACATATGCTTTATGTACTGTGGAActacagaaaaaaacattattttgtaGACAATTTACATTGGACATGTAAATTATCTGAATGTGACCCTGAAACCTAATAGGATCAGCACTGGCCTTAAACTGTGCCTGTACTAAACAAATGAGAGGGAATTGGTTTCAAGTTTCTGTAGCCAAGTGGTATAATGCACTACAACATAGTAATTCTACCACAttcagaatgttttttttgcgTGACTTCTCACGATTTAGTGCACAGGCGAACCATAAACTGCCTGTATTGGTCATTCATTCAGAGGATTTGCTTTCAGTTTTCTTCATACAGACTGAATCAGAACAAACTGCAGTGCAAGACTTTATTTAAATATAACATTTCCGACTAAAACGCCAGAATGAATACACCATTCATATACGAAGGAAGAAATTAATTACATAAAAGTATAATCTTAACTAAAATCGCAgactaaacagtacatgtttaCATACAAGCAATCAATCAAATCAGTTACATGGCACTGATAGTGTAatgaattcacacacacaggctttgaGTGACGTCTATGTCTACATTAACCTTCACCATACATACCAAAGATTCCAACACACAGAATAAATTAACACAACTCTTCTGTCATATTTTAACAATTACCTGGTGAACAATCCTTCAACAATTTACTGGACTTTACTCACAGGCTTTGAATCTTCATTTGaacaaaatgtaaaatattaAGACATTTCATCTATGTACAAATCACATCAGTGGCAAATAGTTATCAACAGACCAGACAGAAactgacacacgcacgcgcatgcacacaatCCAAACGTGCACGCTTCGCTTTCACAAACAAACGACCAGACAGACACTCAGTCGACTGCCCACCTGGACAGACAATGCAAATGTTCATGAAAGACCGATGCAAATGGTTCCCTCCATTCACGCATGTAGGCCTGGGAGTGACTGGCTGAAGGCAgatggtgtgtgggggggagggggggcggagtgAGCTAGAAGTAATCTCTCCGTCGTGAGTCATCACTAATGAAGGAGGGATTCCACTGAGCAGGATAGATACAGGAGTGGCGGGAGCCGGGCAAACCAGAGAAAGGGTACAGGCCGTTCCTCTCCAGGTCCGAGTTACGCAGAGCGGGCTGAAAGGCACGAGCGAGGGGTGAGCCAGAGCatgtggtgagggggagagagcgggggggggggggggggcaagagagagcaagagagcaagagagagagagaaagtatgtgttgtgtatgtgtccttGTTCTAGTCAAATGTCTACAACAACCAATGGTGACTGAATGGGCTTACTAAGAGTAGCGGTGATGATTGGACTATGCATCGCCCCAGTACTTACTGAGTAGTATATATCGGTCATCTGCAGCAGATTCTTGGTGCTGCCGTTCTCCTGCATCTCGATGGCCTCGCGGCCCCACTCCATGGACACTCTCGGGTTGCTCTTGGGAAACTCGGCGTAGGGAGACATCTGGAAATCTCCACTCTTGAAGATAATCTTGTTTATGTCGTTCTTGTCTTTCCTGTGACAAGATGAGAAGTTGTGATGTTATTGTTACGACGTGGTTGTCAAACCACGGTTGGTTTTGCCTGTCCCTGTACACTTACTTGCAGCAGGTGACAATGAGAGCAATGATGAGAATGAGGAGTAGAGCTCCCCCCGCTGGAGAAACGACCACAGCAATCAGCTTGTAAACTACAAACACAAGAAAAACACACGGTTCCTGAAAGGCTTATGAAAcaaccagggctgcgtttcccgataaagATGGATTGTAGCAACGATCAGGCAAAATaatgaaaccatcgatatttcttacacgcgtttcccaaacatgctcgtaaggagtaggctaatctatgcgctttcaagagctacgaattttcaagagacactttagctacggtgtctttgggaacggcccgtaaaactaagattcgtcatacgatggattctacgatcaacttaggcttacgacgctttcgggaaatgcAGCCCAGGCCATTAaacggctgtggctcagggggtagagagggttgtctgttaatcgcaaggttggcggttcgacccccgactcctcccaggccatgtgccgaagtatccttgagcaagactctgaaccccaagttgctcccgatgggcaggtcggcgccttgcatggtagctcgctgccgtcgttatgtgtgagtgagagtatgaaagggtgaatgagaggcaaacattgtaaagcgctttgagtgccgctaaggtagaaaatcgctatataaatgcagtccatttaccattaaACACAGCCGAAACAGGAAAATTCAGGAAATCGCCGTTATCATTTGATAGGTTGATGATATATAAGGCTCCACTTACAGTTCCCACAGTTAAATCCTCCAAATCCAAATGTGCACCTGAAAGTCCCAAACAATCAGACACAAAGTGGTGCTTTAGTACCAATCACGATATAGCACTGAGTGTATTTTGCCTTCGTGACTGGCACAGACACGGATGGGGAACCATTCTCAATGCTTACCGGACACACGTGCCATTTTCCAGTTTGCTGCCATCGCCACATTCTGTAACAATTAGCGATCGATCATCATCATACATCCGAAATCTGTGTAGGAACTCCCATGTCGTGACTTctaacctctgacccccaggcctCTAATCCCAAGCTCCAAGCTCTTACCTATACAGGACATGTCTCCGGGGTTGAGTTTAAAGTAGCCAGGTCGGCAGCGGCAGTACGCCGTCCCACTAGAGTCGGAGCAGTCGGAGCGCTCCGTGTCACACGGAACCTTCTGGGCCAGACACAGACTCTCCTCTGTCAAACAGAACGAGTTGAGGTCAGGGAGCCGGGCTTTAGAATGAACCACAATTCACATCAGGGAAGCAGAATGGTGAAATTGCATGTTTTTCCTTCACTTGGTGAAGTCGTCTGGCTTCATATGGAATCGTGGATTCATTTAGAAAGGGAGTTTATGGGAACTCATGGTCACATGACATTACTTTTGCAGCCTGAGAATGTGTATGATCTACAACcgtgggtgaggggaggtgtaCCGTGATAGGACAGCTGATGGTGGAGGACCAGTTGGCAGTGGGAGGAGGCGGAGCTACAGTTACTGAGGGTCGTCTGGATGCTGTGGTAGACCTGGGAGCTGGTGACCTCCGTGGAGGCGGAGAACATGTTGACAGCGGAGATGCGCAGGCCGTCCTCCTCTCTGGAACAAGACAGCAGGGAGGGTGAGGCCAGGCAGAGAGCACACAGCGACGGCATGGTGTCTCCTGAAGATGGCTTGAGATCAGCACATGGCTAAAGGGTCTTGCGTGTGAAAACAGCGAACAGGGTTTTAGTTTGTGAGGGGAACTGCAAATGTACCTTTTACGTAGAGTGGAGCGGCTGTAACCGGGCAGTGTAGACAGCGAGGCATTGAGCTAGAAGGAGAAAAAAGCAGGAGCAAAAGGGGGTCGTCACGTCCTGCACGTTGCGACACCGCTCTCCTGGCTGTGCATTCCTCCAGAACGTTCAACGAAACACAACATCTGTGGACATCCTAGCCTACCAGCTGGAGgatctctctctggatctcaTGCAGGGTGGTGCTCCTGGAGAGCAGGGGGTCAAAGCGGGGGTTGTTGACACGGAACGTCCCCAGGAATGTCTTGGCTGCGGAAGGACAAAAGGGCCCGAGGTTCAGCTAAATGACAGCTGCAGAATTCTCGATCCAACTGATTGCGATTGGCCAGACTGACTTCAGTCAGGAGACCGTGACCATTGGCGGCTCGGTTCAGCTTAGCAGGCCAGGCTAGGGCGGACAGCGTGTCCTTGATGTGGCCACTCGTACCAGCGACCCCGGGTTGGGGTGGCAGCCGTGTATACTCACCCCTGGTGCAGGTGCGTCCGTCCTCCAGGTCCAGCCCCAGGGGACACTCACAGCTGAAGGAGCCCCGGGTgttcacacacctggagaccagGGGGCACGGGTCATTCTGGCATTCGTCTACATctggaccaaacacacacacagccacacacagacacacacacacacagaggggcacAGTGTACACACATTACCTGAAATGTAAATGGGTTATTGAAATGCAGTCAAAATCCAAAGTGGATCCCCATGGTTCATGTTCCTGGTGTAACCCGAGCTTACCATCACCGCAGGTCGGTCCACTCCACGCTTGCAGACAGTGGCATGTGAAGTCGGTCTGACCGTGGgtcacacacatccctccattCACACAGGGGTTAGGAGAACATGCTCTGCCTGGAGGGGAACCACAAGTCAGCCCCATCGACCGAACAGGCTCGATTACCATACACATAAATACAATACCATACCCCCGAACTGTGTTAGTGTAGCCCGGTTGAGCTGATACTTTTCAGATGATTTAATCCGTTTGTTTACAGGTCCATGTTCATTTACATGAATGTTCATGGAGCAGAACGTGGAACCACCTACACGAAATAATCTATCCTGACATACAACAGGAAGACGCAGACATTTGTCATCCCATTGTAAACGGATCCCACAGTCCACTGACCTGCTGTGGGTGTCGACCTGACGTCCATCCGAGCGGTGGTGACCCCCACCTCCGTGGTGCCCCTTTCGGTGTCCCTGCTTGTGCTCGTGGTGAGTGCTAGCGTGCTTCTGGTGGGGGTGGTCCTGATGCTAAAGGCTGTGGTATGGTGGCTGTGGGTGGTGTGGTTGTCTGGAGTGGCGGTGGTGGTCTCCAGGTGCCTCAGGGTGGTGTCTGTTGGAGACTCCCCTGTGGAGGGCCTCTGGGTCTGAGTCTGCGTCTGGGTTCCACTGCCGCCTTGGTGCTGGGAGGTGGAGGCCGACGCCTGCTGGCCCAGGCTAGAGTCAGTGGTTGTGGAGGGGGTGGTGCGCTGGGTGTGGGCCTCCAAATGGGTGCTGCTACTAGGGGGCTCGACTGTCCAGGTGGTGACCAGAGGTGGGGTCGGGGTGGTTTCGGCAGCAGCCGTGGCCCTATGGGTTTCCTCATCCACCTCCGTGACCTGGGTCCTGTGTGTGGAGGCGCTGGGAGTAGTGGCCTGGGCCTCAGTGGCCAGTCCTAGCCTGGGGGTGTCTGAGGTGAAGGGGGGCTGACCAGACAAGAACCTGGACAGCGAGTCATCCACTGAGGTGACGACGTCTCTGCCCCTGGGTGGTGTGGTGGTCAGACCCAGCCTGGTTGTCTCCTCAACCCCGGCCGCCTGGGAGGTCATCCCTTCTGTCCTGCCCTGGCTCTGGGTGCCGAGATACCCTGTGGAAGAGTGTGTGGAGGTCCCGATGCTGCTGGAGGAACTCCCACCCAGCTGGGTGGTGTTG
The DNA window shown above is from Osmerus eperlanus chromosome 3, fOsmEpe2.1, whole genome shotgun sequence and carries:
- the heg1 gene encoding protein HEG isoform X9 yields the protein METCFLNIVLRLFMVVVAGPQNAWTYTKSSDMDGTVVTEGHFSINFSNSKEVTALPKIVFSTGTDFRELITTRGLQRTDEPQTQRKLGTDQNMHISLKTDSWTPEESMILSTEPLSSTVMGTTEATTQWEDQTPDTLTDTYTALPGRSRAVTQEQMPQDNPDTALMLGDSTEMRTVGLSAHTDNDEVKTRMRTVGLSAHTDNDEVKTRMRTVGLSAHTDNDEVKTRMRTVGLNVNTDNEEVKTRMRTVGLNVHTDNDEMRTVGLNVHTDNDELRTDERTVGLYVRTASDEVRTVGLPVHTESTYISSTITRAGERTLLSVTSNSTSTYTEDSNPSQSSSWGLIAGVTGSRDHADTKADGLDSTSQSHDPANSSSETEGPGLSPATVPLTGPPSTTEQNTTSSEEDSPNSTPPLDVLDNNTRWQKDSTDPGHSSGGGTTPAEDEVSSSSSPPAPSTEDGPTNTTQLGGSSSSSIGTSTHSSTGYLGTQSQGRTEGMTSQAAGVEETTRLGLTTTPPRGRDVVTSVDDSLSRFLSGQPPFTSDTPRLGLATEAQATTPSASTHRTQVTEVDEETHRATAAAETTPTPPLVTTWTVEPPSSSTHLEAHTQRTTPSTTTDSSLGQQASASTSQHQGGSGTQTQTQTQRPSTGESPTDTTLRHLETTTATPDNHTTHSHHTTAFSIRTTPTRSTLALTTSTSRDTERGTTEVGVTTARMDVRSTPTAGRACSPNPCVNGGMCVTHGQTDFTCHCLQAWSGPTCGDDVDECQNDPCPLVSRCVNTRGSFSCECPLGLDLEDGRTCTRAKTFLGTFRVNNPRFDPLLSRSTTLHEIQREILQLLNASLSTLPGYSRSTLRKREEDGLRISAVNMFSASTEVTSSQVYHSIQTTLSNCSSASSHCQLVLHHQLSYHEESLCLAQKVPCDTERSDCSDSSGTAYCRCRPGYFKLNPGDMSCIECGDGSKLENGTCVRCTFGFGGFNCGNFYKLIAVVVSPAGGALLLILIIALIVTCCKKDKNDINKIIFKSGDFQMSPYAEFPKSNPRVSMEWGREAIEMQENGSTKNLLQMTDIYYSPALRNSDLERNGLYPFSGLPGSRHSCIYPAQWNPSFISDDSRRRDYF
- the heg1 gene encoding protein HEG isoform X6, which translates into the protein METCFLNIVLRLFMVVVAGPQNAWTYTKSSDMDGTVVTEGHFSINFSNSKEVTALPKIVFSTGTDFRELITTRGLQRTDEPQTQRKLGTDQNMHISLKTDSWTPEESMILSTEPLSSTVMGTTEATTQWEDQTPDTLTDTYTALPGRSRAVTQEQMPQDNPDTALMLGDSTEMRTVGLSAHTDNDEVKTRMRTVGLSAHTDNDEVKTRMRTVGLSAHTDNDEVKTRMRTVGLNVNTDNEEVKTRMRTVGLNVHTDNDEVRTVGLSAHTDNDEMRTVGLNVHTDNDELRTDERTVGLYVRTASDEVRTVGLPVHTESTYISSTITRAGERTLLSVTSNSTSTYTEDSNPSQSSSWGLIAGVTGSRDHADTKADGLDSTSQSHDPANSSSETEGPGLSPATVPLTGPPSTTEQNTTSSEEDSPNSTPPLDVLDNNTRWQKDSTDPGHSSGGGTTPAEDEVSSSSSPPAPSTEDGPTNTTQLGGSSSSSIGTSTHSSTGYLGTQSQGRTEGMTSQAAGVEETTRLGLTTTPPRGRDVVTSVDDSLSRFLSGQPPFTSDTPRLGLATEAQATTPSASTHRTQVTEVDEETHRATAAAETTPTPPLVTTWTVEPPSSSTHLEAHTQRTTPSTTTDSSLGQQASASTSQHQGGSGTQTQTQTQRPSTGESPTDTTLRHLETTTATPDNHTTHSHHTTAFSIRTTPTRSTLALTTSTSRDTERGTTEVGVTTARMDVRSTPTAGRACSPNPCVNGGMCVTHGQTDFTCHCLQAWSGPTCGDDVDECQNDPCPLVSRCVNTRGSFSCECPLGLDLEDGRTCTRAKTFLGTFRVNNPRFDPLLSRSTTLHEIQREILQLLNASLSTLPGYSRSTLRKREEDGLRISAVNMFSASTEVTSSQVYHSIQTTLSNCSSASSHCQLVLHHQLSYHEESLCLAQKVPCDTERSDCSDSSGTAYCRCRPGYFKLNPGDMSCIECGDGSKLENGTCVRCTFGFGGFNCGNFYKLIAVVVSPAGGALLLILIIALIVTCCKKDKNDINKIIFKSGDFQMSPYAEFPKSNPRVSMEWGREAIEMQENGSTKNLLQMTDIYYSPALRNSDLERNGLYPFSGLPGSRHSCIYPAQWNPSFISDDSRRRDYF
- the heg1 gene encoding protein HEG isoform X4 — its product is METCFLNIVLRLFMVVVAGPQNAWTYTKSSDMDGTVVTEGHFSINFSNSKEVTALPKIVFSTGTDFRELITTRGLQRTDEPQTQRKLGTDQNMHISLKTDSWTPEESMILSTEPLSSTVMGTTEATTQWEDQTPDTLTDTYTALPGRSRAVTQEQMPQDNPDTALMLGDSTEMRTVGLSAHTDNDEVKTRMRTVGLSAHTDNDEVKTRMRTVGLSAHTDNDEVKTRMRTVGLNVNTDNEEVKTRMRTVGLNVHTDNDEVRTVGLSAHTDNDEVRTVGLNVHTDNDEVRTEMRTVGLNVHTDNDELRTDERTVGLYVRTASDEVRTVGLPVHTESTYISSTITRAGERTLLSVTSNSTSTYTEDSNPSQSSSWGLIAGVTGSRDHADTKADGLDSTSQSHDPANSSSETEGPGLSPATVPLTGPPSTTEQNTTSSEEDSPNSTPPLDVLDNNTRWQKDSTDPGHSSGGGTTPAEDEVSSSSSPPAPSTEDGPTNTTQLGGSSSSSIGTSTHSSTGYLGTQSQGRTEGMTSQAAGVEETTRLGLTTTPPRGRDVVTSVDDSLSRFLSGQPPFTSDTPRLGLATEAQATTPSASTHRTQVTEVDEETHRATAAAETTPTPPLVTTWTVEPPSSSTHLEAHTQRTTPSTTTDSSLGQQASASTSQHQGGSGTQTQTQTQRPSTGESPTDTTLRHLETTTATPDNHTTHSHHTTAFSIRTTPTRSTLALTTSTSRDTERGTTEVGVTTARMDVRSTPTAGRACSPNPCVNGGMCVTHGQTDFTCHCLQAWSGPTCGDDVDECQNDPCPLVSRCVNTRGSFSCECPLGLDLEDGRTCTRAKTFLGTFRVNNPRFDPLLSRSTTLHEIQREILQLLNASLSTLPGYSRSTLRKREEDGLRISAVNMFSASTEVTSSQVYHSIQTTLSNCSSASSHCQLVLHHQLSYHEESLCLAQKVPCDTERSDCSDSSGTAYCRCRPGYFKLNPGDMSCIECGDGSKLENGTCVRCTFGFGGFNCGNFYKLIAVVVSPAGGALLLILIIALIVTCCKKDKNDINKIIFKSGDFQMSPYAEFPKSNPRVSMEWGREAIEMQENGSTKNLLQMTDIYYSPALRNSDLERNGLYPFSGLPGSRHSCIYPAQWNPSFISDDSRRRDYF